Proteins encoded within one genomic window of Salipaludibacillus agaradhaerens:
- the uxaC gene encoding glucuronate isomerase, producing the protein MRAFIHDDFMLNTKPAQKLYHDFAKEMPIFDFHCHLSPQEIAEDHSYANMAEIWLHGDHYKWRAMRTYGVDERFITGDASDEEKFKAWSKTVPYTIGNPLYHWTHLELKRYFDTDELLNSASAPKIWEHCNTQLASSNFSARNIIERSNVKAIFTTDDPIDSLTFHNAIRDASHFNVKVRPTFRPDNVIDIQKDTFVKYIERLGDVANISITDVAGLMRAITSRAKFFHEAGCRASDHGIATLPSSPCTEEEANAVFLKKMNGDTVTATEADKYETFIMIFLGRLYDSLDWVMQLHLGAIRNNNERMFGKLGPDTGYDSIYDFHLGKALNGYFNELEKSDELPKTIVYNLNPAHNMVIATAIGNFQKGSCKGKIQFGSGWWFNDQKDGMIRQLTDLANTGLLSTFVGMLTDSRSFLSYTRHEYFRRILCNLLGQWMEAGEVPEDYKLLGEIVQGICFNNAERYFNLS; encoded by the coding sequence ATGCGAGCCTTTATTCATGACGATTTTATGCTTAATACGAAGCCAGCACAAAAACTTTACCATGACTTTGCGAAAGAGATGCCAATTTTTGATTTTCATTGTCATTTAAGTCCTCAAGAAATAGCGGAGGATCATTCATATGCGAACATGGCAGAAATTTGGTTGCATGGGGATCACTATAAGTGGCGAGCTATGCGAACTTACGGTGTAGATGAACGTTTCATAACAGGCGATGCTTCTGATGAAGAGAAATTTAAAGCATGGTCAAAAACGGTACCTTATACGATTGGAAACCCGCTTTATCATTGGACTCATTTAGAGCTGAAAAGGTATTTTGACACCGATGAGTTACTAAACAGTGCGTCGGCCCCTAAGATATGGGAGCATTGCAACACCCAGTTAGCGAGCTCAAATTTCAGTGCTCGGAACATTATAGAACGATCGAACGTAAAAGCCATCTTTACGACAGATGATCCGATAGATTCATTGACCTTCCACAACGCTATTCGTGATGCCTCACATTTTAATGTGAAGGTGAGGCCAACATTTAGGCCTGATAACGTAATAGATATTCAAAAAGACACGTTTGTAAAGTATATTGAAAGACTTGGTGACGTTGCGAATATATCCATAACAGATGTTGCCGGTCTTATGAGGGCTATTACGTCACGAGCAAAATTTTTTCATGAAGCAGGCTGTCGAGCATCCGATCACGGGATTGCCACACTGCCTTCATCTCCATGTACTGAAGAAGAGGCGAATGCCGTATTCCTTAAAAAGATGAATGGGGACACCGTCACTGCCACTGAAGCAGATAAGTATGAGACATTTATAATGATTTTCTTAGGCAGATTGTACGATTCTCTCGATTGGGTGATGCAATTACATTTAGGCGCTATAAGGAACAATAATGAACGAATGTTTGGGAAGTTAGGTCCTGATACTGGCTATGATTCGATCTACGATTTCCATCTTGGTAAGGCGTTAAATGGTTATTTTAACGAATTGGAAAAGTCAGATGAACTGCCTAAAACAATTGTCTATAATTTAAACCCAGCTCATAACATGGTTATTGCAACTGCAATCGGTAACTTTCAAAAGGGCAGTTGTAAAGGAAAAATTCAATTTGGATCAGGCTGGTGGTTCAATGATCAAAAGGACGGAATGATAAGGCAATTAACAGATTTAGCTAATACAGGATTGTTAAGTACGTTTGTCGGTATGTTGACAGATTCACGTAGCTTTCTTTCATATACCAGACATGAGTATTTCCGGCGCATCTTGTGCAACTTGCTAGGTCAATGGATGGAAGCAGGAGAGGTGCCTGAGGATTATAAGCTGTTAGGAGAAATTGTACAGGGCATTTGCTTTAATAACGCAGAAAGATATTTTAATCTTTCATAG
- a CDS encoding sugar phosphate isomerase/epimerase family protein codes for MSVGVLAHLFGKQPYEKLATQVGAYGFTNIQLALWKAIDNYPFSEQRVLSPALAKKIADEFAKHGVSISVLACYLHLFERDAEAREVTLERYKECIRHARFFGAPMVATEVGKPTSPSHKEDWKILVRSVADLAKEAEKWGVFLGLEAANGHLAGTASQLKALIDDVKSSHIGVVIDPGNLMTKENFSSQDDVIAEAFDLLGDRIIAAHAKDRKFSETGELLVFPAGQGEMNYDRYLNLLEKTKPDVPIILEECRPEEMGKSKRYIESIRQRYAPFS; via the coding sequence ATGTCAGTAGGCGTTTTAGCGCATCTTTTTGGAAAGCAGCCTTACGAAAAGCTCGCAACTCAAGTTGGGGCATACGGGTTTACTAATATTCAGCTCGCTTTATGGAAGGCGATTGACAACTATCCTTTCTCTGAACAGAGAGTGTTGTCCCCCGCATTGGCAAAGAAGATAGCAGATGAATTTGCTAAGCACGGTGTTTCGATCTCTGTTTTAGCTTGTTACTTACATCTGTTTGAAAGAGATGCTGAAGCCCGGGAAGTGACACTTGAAAGATACAAAGAATGTATTCGTCATGCCAGGTTTTTTGGTGCTCCGATGGTAGCTACTGAAGTAGGAAAGCCCACTAGTCCCTCTCATAAAGAAGATTGGAAGATTCTTGTACGTTCAGTAGCTGATTTGGCGAAAGAAGCAGAAAAGTGGGGTGTCTTTTTAGGATTAGAAGCGGCGAATGGCCACTTAGCAGGAACAGCCTCTCAACTTAAAGCACTTATAGATGACGTAAAATCTTCCCATATAGGAGTCGTCATTGATCCAGGTAACCTTATGACAAAAGAGAACTTTTCCAGTCAAGATGATGTGATAGCAGAAGCTTTTGACTTATTAGGTGACCGAATTATCGCCGCCCATGCAAAGGATCGAAAATTCAGCGAGACAGGAGAGTTACTTGTATTCCCAGCAGGGCAGGGTGAAATGAATTATGATAGATATCTTAACCTGTTGGAAAAAACGAAGCCCGATGTTCCGATTATTTTGGAAGAATGTCGGCCAGAAGAGATGGGTAAATCGAAAAGGTATATTGAATCAATTCGACAAAGATATGCTCCTTTCTCATAA
- a CDS encoding UxaA family hydrolase, whose amino-acid sequence MKEHYLQVHKSDNVIVALREFKEGETIDLSTGPLKVTETIRTGHKIAVTKIEKNHNVTKYGYPIGSAKEDILPGEWVHTHNVKTNLEGTLSYEYDPKKSPLNVDRNSERTFRGYRRKNGEVGIRNEIWIINTVGCINKTAEIVAKTANDMYRDERLDGIYHYPHLFGCSQLGDDLHNTQKILRNLVMHPNAAAILVMGLGCENNHIAEFKKVLGDYDEERVKFIAVQESGDEISEALDLVEGLVGYAKTFDREDISVSELKVGLKCGGSDGFSGITGNPLLGAFSDKLITHGGTTVLTEVPEMFGAEKILMERAKDEVVFNKIVDLINDFKDYFLKHGQNVYENPSPGNKEGGITTLEEKSLGNVQKGGFAEVTDVLPYGERLSQKGLTLLQGPGNDLVSVTALAASGAHIVIFTTGRGTPFGGPVPTIKVSTNTALAEKKEKWIDFDAGQMISGKNKQELTDEFFDYMLDIASGTVKARNEQFGFKEISIFKDGVIL is encoded by the coding sequence ATGAAAGAACATTATTTACAAGTTCATAAATCAGATAATGTCATAGTTGCCCTAAGAGAGTTTAAGGAAGGAGAAACAATTGATCTCAGTACTGGCCCTTTAAAGGTAACAGAGACAATCCGTACAGGGCATAAAATCGCTGTCACGAAAATCGAAAAAAATCATAATGTCACAAAATATGGCTATCCGATAGGGAGTGCAAAAGAAGACATTTTACCAGGTGAGTGGGTTCATACCCATAATGTCAAAACCAATCTGGAGGGTACCCTTTCTTATGAGTACGACCCCAAAAAATCACCTCTGAATGTTGACAGAAATTCGGAAAGAACATTTAGAGGCTATCGGAGAAAAAACGGTGAAGTGGGTATTAGAAATGAAATTTGGATTATCAATACAGTAGGCTGTATTAATAAAACGGCTGAAATTGTTGCGAAAACAGCAAATGACATGTACAGAGATGAGCGACTCGATGGGATCTATCATTACCCGCATCTCTTTGGCTGCTCACAACTGGGGGATGACCTGCATAACACGCAAAAAATCTTGCGGAATCTCGTGATGCACCCAAATGCTGCTGCCATTTTAGTCATGGGCCTTGGCTGTGAGAACAATCATATTGCTGAATTTAAAAAGGTTCTCGGCGATTATGATGAAGAACGTGTCAAATTTATCGCAGTGCAAGAAAGTGGTGATGAAATTAGTGAAGCACTTGATTTAGTTGAAGGGCTAGTAGGTTACGCTAAAACATTTGATCGCGAGGATATATCTGTTTCGGAATTAAAGGTCGGGCTAAAATGTGGAGGATCTGACGGCTTTTCAGGCATAACAGGTAATCCATTATTAGGCGCATTCTCTGACAAACTAATTACTCATGGGGGCACAACAGTTTTAACAGAAGTACCTGAAATGTTTGGCGCAGAAAAAATTCTTATGGAGCGGGCGAAGGATGAAGTCGTCTTTAATAAAATTGTTGATTTAATTAATGATTTTAAAGATTATTTTCTCAAGCATGGTCAAAATGTGTATGAAAACCCTTCTCCAGGTAATAAAGAAGGCGGTATCACGACGCTCGAAGAAAAATCTCTCGGGAATGTGCAAAAAGGGGGCTTTGCCGAAGTGACAGACGTTTTACCGTATGGCGAAAGGTTGTCACAAAAAGGGTTGACCCTTTTACAAGGGCCAGGAAACGATTTAGTTTCCGTTACAGCACTTGCAGCTTCAGGAGCTCATATCGTTATTTTTACGACTGGCAGAGGTACACCGTTTGGCGGTCCAGTACCGACTATAAAGGTATCAACTAACACAGCTTTAGCAGAGAAAAAAGAGAAATGGATCGACTTTGATGCAGGACAAATGATTAGCGGAAAAAATAAGCAGGAACTGACTGATGAATTTTTCGATTATATGTTAGATATTGCTTCTGGAACGGTAAAGGCCAGAAATGAGCAATTTGGCTTCAAGGAAATTTCAATTTTTAAAGACGGTGTTATTTTGTAA
- a CDS encoding tagaturonate reductase, with translation MKQLNKSLTMNDMSADVIHDHLPDLPEKAIQFGGGNFLRGFIDWLIHELNKQQLFNGKVAIVQSHVAGSEVIDMLKEQDYLYTVVLRGRQKGKVIDKKEIVSSISRTIHAIDEWAVLMEAAESPDLEVIFSNTTEAGITYSDEGYPRAGNVPESFPGKLTMFLHHRYESFANKTDCGLAIIPCELIEQNGDKLKELVLRKAEDWELSEAFKDWVKNNNSFCNTLVDRIVTGYPKDAVEEYEQALGYKDNLITVGEPYHMFAVDAPDHVKHILPFHRAGLNIKWGGVVPHRELKVRLLNAPHTMMFATGYLYGADTVLDVMEEEKLADYVQRSFNELLPTVNMTESVKKDFVEDIKERFLNPFNKHYLTDIGMNALFKYHSRILPSLLSFYDRYGRLPQTMVFSLAAIIAFYRPDHQKEGRWFGKRGDEMYSILENRDVLDMLTSLWGKIASKTLSLEELVEAVLKSEQIWGRDLTAVSELHEGVTYQLHSIREKGMKEAVTNLLNKETTV, from the coding sequence TTGAAACAGTTAAATAAATCTTTAACTATGAATGATATGTCTGCAGATGTTATCCATGATCATCTACCTGATTTACCCGAGAAAGCGATACAGTTCGGTGGAGGTAACTTTTTAAGAGGATTCATAGATTGGTTGATTCATGAATTAAACAAACAGCAATTATTTAATGGGAAAGTGGCGATTGTACAATCACATGTGGCAGGTAGTGAAGTGATTGATATGCTAAAGGAACAGGATTATTTATATACAGTCGTGCTTCGTGGACGACAAAAAGGAAAAGTCATTGATAAAAAAGAGATTGTGTCGTCAATTTCTCGAACGATACATGCCATAGACGAGTGGGCAGTTTTAATGGAAGCTGCCGAATCACCAGATCTTGAAGTTATTTTCTCAAATACAACAGAAGCAGGCATTACCTATAGTGATGAGGGGTATCCGAGGGCTGGAAATGTTCCTGAGTCATTTCCCGGGAAATTAACAATGTTTCTTCATCATCGGTATGAATCATTTGCTAATAAAACCGATTGTGGTCTTGCCATTATCCCATGCGAATTAATTGAGCAAAATGGTGACAAATTGAAAGAACTTGTATTAAGAAAAGCGGAGGACTGGGAGTTGTCAGAGGCGTTCAAAGATTGGGTGAAAAATAACAATTCATTCTGCAATACACTTGTAGACCGAATAGTCACGGGTTATCCGAAGGACGCAGTCGAAGAATATGAACAGGCGCTAGGTTATAAAGATAACTTAATAACTGTTGGTGAACCTTATCATATGTTTGCGGTGGATGCCCCTGATCATGTGAAACACATTCTGCCGTTTCATCGGGCAGGGTTGAATATAAAGTGGGGGGGTGTTGTGCCACACAGAGAATTAAAGGTAAGGCTATTAAATGCCCCTCACACGATGATGTTTGCAACAGGTTACCTTTATGGAGCTGATACAGTTCTTGATGTTATGGAAGAGGAAAAATTAGCTGACTATGTTCAGCGCAGCTTTAATGAATTATTACCAACAGTCAACATGACAGAGAGTGTGAAGAAAGATTTTGTAGAAGACATTAAAGAACGGTTCTTAAATCCATTTAACAAACATTATTTAACCGATATAGGAATGAATGCGCTATTTAAGTATCATTCGCGAATTTTGCCATCGCTTTTATCATTTTATGATCGATACGGACGTTTGCCACAGACAATGGTCTTTTCCCTCGCAGCTATTATTGCTTTTTATCGCCCGGATCATCAAAAAGAGGGAAGATGGTTTGGCAAAAGGGGAGATGAGATGTACAGTATTCTTGAAAATCGGGACGTACTGGACATGTTGACAAGTCTTTGGGGAAAAATTGCGAGCAAGACTCTGTCCCTTGAAGAATTGGTGGAAGCCGTATTAAAAAGTGAGCAAATATGGGGACGAGATTTAACAGCTGTGTCGGAATTACATGAGGGAGTCACTTATCAACTCCATAGCATAAGAGAAAAAGGGATGAAGGAAGCGGTAACGAATTTATTGAATAAAGAGACAACGGTCTAA
- a CDS encoding glycoside hydrolase family 28 protein, protein MGEAKDGNFTIHLPTIPDYNISITDFGGQGNGHTLNTQAFVEAVEAIYNNGGGRLIVPKGIWLTGPIRFTSHMELHLQKGAVIVFSRDYTDYPLIISSFEGEPAVRCQSPLDGEDMTDIAITGEGVIDGAGEAWRPVKKYKVTCKQWSQLVDSGGVVEEADDIWWPTKAALAGKQAVKNLKDRKEFSLSAYEPYKEFLRPNLVSFRRCNIILIEGVTFQNSPAWNIHPYMCTHVTIKGIQVRNPWYAQNGDGLDIESCRYVSVEDSTFDVGDDAICVKSGKDEAGRKAAMPSEDIRIKGCTVYHGHGGFVIGSEMSGGVRRVSVTNCLFMGTDTGLRFKSCRGRGGIVENISISDIHMVNIKHEAVIFHMFYEKTEDENIRWKPISEETPQFRHIHMKRLTCAGADQAISMTGLPEMPLQDITFTHSKFHTKHGITALYCDQLSLLSTSVTTTDEPKFCLNHVTNHNLKKDDIFTETKVF, encoded by the coding sequence ATGGGAGAAGCTAAAGACGGCAATTTCACTATTCATCTTCCGACTATACCGGACTATAACATCTCCATTACCGATTTCGGTGGACAAGGAAATGGGCACACCTTAAATACGCAAGCATTTGTGGAAGCGGTGGAGGCTATTTATAATAACGGTGGTGGGAGGTTAATAGTACCAAAGGGGATTTGGCTCACAGGTCCTATCCGTTTCACGAGCCATATGGAGCTCCATCTTCAAAAAGGGGCTGTGATTGTTTTCAGCCGTGATTACACAGATTATCCTCTCATTATCTCAAGCTTTGAAGGAGAACCGGCCGTTCGTTGTCAATCACCTCTTGATGGTGAGGATATGACTGATATTGCGATTACTGGTGAAGGAGTGATTGATGGAGCGGGAGAGGCATGGCGCCCTGTGAAAAAATATAAAGTGACGTGTAAACAATGGAGCCAGTTAGTGGATAGTGGCGGGGTGGTAGAAGAAGCTGATGATATTTGGTGGCCAACAAAAGCGGCATTAGCAGGGAAACAAGCTGTTAAAAATCTAAAAGATCGCAAGGAATTTTCATTATCTGCTTATGAACCTTACAAAGAGTTTTTACGCCCAAATTTAGTTAGTTTTAGACGTTGCAACATTATTTTAATTGAAGGTGTTACCTTTCAGAATTCCCCAGCTTGGAATATCCACCCTTATATGTGCACGCATGTCACAATTAAAGGGATTCAAGTTAGAAATCCATGGTATGCACAAAATGGTGATGGACTCGATATAGAATCATGTCGTTATGTAAGTGTGGAGGATAGCACTTTTGACGTTGGAGATGACGCTATTTGTGTGAAATCAGGTAAAGATGAAGCTGGACGAAAAGCGGCTATGCCAAGTGAAGACATCCGAATTAAAGGGTGTACGGTTTACCATGGTCATGGAGGTTTTGTTATAGGAAGTGAAATGTCAGGGGGTGTTAGACGCGTGTCAGTGACTAACTGCTTATTTATGGGGACAGATACTGGGTTAAGATTTAAGAGCTGCCGAGGACGGGGAGGCATAGTAGAGAATATTTCAATTTCAGATATTCATATGGTTAATATCAAGCATGAAGCAGTCATTTTTCATATGTTTTATGAAAAAACTGAGGATGAAAACATACGGTGGAAGCCAATCTCAGAAGAAACACCTCAGTTTCGCCATATACATATGAAGCGGCTTACGTGTGCTGGAGCTGATCAGGCGATTTCTATGACAGGCTTACCTGAAATGCCGTTACAGGATATCACTTTCACACACTCAAAATTTCATACTAAACATGGTATAACAGCTTTATATTGTGATCAACTGTCACTTCTAAGTACGAGCGTGACGACCACTGATGAGCCAAAATTTTGTTTAAACCACGTGACGAACCATAATCTAAAGAAAGATGATATTTTTACGGAAACTAAAGTATTCTAG
- a CDS encoding YesL family protein — translation MEMSGLMGGFLRISEWIMRLAYANLVWLLFTLMGGIILGIFPATIALFTVTRKWLRGEPDTPVFATFFKTFKQEFLKGNLFALIFVAIAYVLFIDLQYLSIVTGHLYSFLFFFFVLVALLFVILFMYFFPVYVHFQLPFIHYLKYALLIGMTNLHLTIGTGIILALLYYLFMLIPGLVPFFSISIPTYVMMWSASTAFKLLERKREKILAKEALLQAE, via the coding sequence ATGGAAATGTCAGGTTTGATGGGTGGATTTCTTCGAATTAGTGAATGGATCATGCGGCTTGCTTACGCTAATTTAGTTTGGCTCTTATTCACCTTGATGGGAGGCATTATTTTAGGTATTTTCCCAGCAACGATTGCTTTATTTACTGTAACGAGAAAATGGCTTAGAGGTGAACCAGATACCCCTGTTTTTGCTACATTTTTTAAAACGTTCAAACAAGAATTTTTAAAAGGCAATTTATTCGCTTTGATTTTTGTTGCTATCGCTTATGTGCTCTTTATTGATTTACAGTATTTATCGATTGTAACCGGACATCTTTACAGTTTTCTTTTCTTTTTCTTTGTGCTTGTAGCACTTTTATTCGTTATTTTATTTATGTATTTCTTCCCTGTTTATGTCCATTTTCAATTACCCTTTATTCATTATTTAAAATATGCTTTACTAATAGGCATGACAAACCTTCATCTGACAATTGGAACCGGTATCATTCTTGCCCTCTTGTATTATTTATTTATGCTTATCCCAGGATTAGTTCCTTTTTTCTCTATAAGTATTCCGACTTATGTGATGATGTGGTCCGCTAGTACTGCCTTTAAATTATTAGAGCGGAAAAGGGAGAAAATATTAGCTAAGGAAGCTTTACTACAAGCTGAGTGA
- a CDS encoding helix-turn-helix domain-containing protein, which produces MKLIIFGCLISIVPVVFIGTFSYVQSTNEIQEKVNEEKIQSMQQVNSNVEQILTTVNFTLNRIIDSAVMEHSLRRSMIAEDFQIHRDLRKELVNLQSMETRVEDITILNFERDWLMNNRGISRLDEHPDSALYISFLDMPNNSSWELLEHEVFEEPISSGSCTYSLSLVKKLPTFQSNKFGLAFANIPTCTIADMIFSDNSSEEFMIVNHEFDIIVHPDEEMIGQSLLNSNYVSSLTPFEEEKTGQFNTTIHDEPYTITYHTSDFNDWTYLSIMSINELTAESKSIGWMTILVTSLMIVMSLITVFIISRRLYSPLQRVMRQIEYHLPTLRKNETDDLTLLENQVTHLFSSKTTMEVELLEHKKQVKVLFMNRLYQGIIKPSDLEEKLAYFNLNDMTAKWRRHVVLTIKLDCMEESVYEAADRELLSFAMMNVAEESVRGIDHLPVVWVNKSLVILIGFTEEESDIQMNSTIYKLTEQLQDNIETCLYITVSIGISLPFVKLLDASRAYQEGLEALKHRITLGKGVIVHYETINSGKHTLIYEYPQRAEEELILAIKVADKTKALAHLKAWMSKVFKDTYSPREYHISMMRLLNNLLLIKQENSISFQEIDVEYDALYEELLTIHMKEDIEKWFKTKLICPLIEIFSKRRESQFQNISEKMMDLIHKHYDTNITLEEYAEKMHYNANYLSSVFKQETNYTFSEYLAKYRFKKAKQWLIETNMTVKEIADKLQYKNSQNFIRSFKKLENMTPGQYRKEYSRVS; this is translated from the coding sequence ATGAAACTAATTATCTTTGGCTGCTTAATAAGTATTGTACCGGTTGTTTTTATTGGCACGTTTTCCTATGTCCAATCAACAAATGAAATCCAAGAAAAAGTTAATGAAGAAAAAATACAATCTATGCAACAGGTTAATTCCAATGTTGAGCAAATTTTAACGACTGTTAATTTCACGCTTAATAGAATTATTGATTCTGCTGTAATGGAGCATTCTTTACGTCGATCAATGATCGCTGAAGATTTTCAAATTCATCGAGATTTACGTAAAGAATTAGTTAATTTACAATCTATGGAGACACGGGTAGAGGATATTACAATCCTTAATTTTGAAAGGGATTGGCTCATGAATAATCGTGGAATAAGCAGGTTGGATGAACATCCAGATTCAGCATTATACATATCTTTTTTAGACATGCCAAATAACTCCTCTTGGGAGTTGCTAGAGCATGAAGTATTTGAAGAACCTATTTCTAGTGGAAGTTGTACTTATTCTTTAAGCTTAGTCAAAAAACTACCTACCTTCCAAAGTAATAAATTTGGCTTAGCTTTTGCAAACATCCCTACCTGTACAATCGCAGACATGATTTTTTCTGACAATTCCTCAGAAGAATTTATGATTGTAAATCATGAATTTGATATCATCGTTCACCCTGATGAAGAAATGATCGGACAATCATTATTAAATAGCAATTATGTATCCTCGCTAACGCCCTTTGAAGAAGAAAAAACAGGTCAATTTAATACGACCATACATGATGAACCCTACACTATTACTTATCACACCTCCGATTTTAACGACTGGACTTACTTATCGATAATGTCTATTAATGAGTTAACAGCAGAATCTAAAAGTATCGGTTGGATGACCATTTTGGTTACGTCACTTATGATTGTTATGTCACTTATTACGGTTTTTATTATAAGTCGACGTCTTTATTCACCGCTACAGCGAGTAATGCGACAAATTGAATATCATCTTCCAACATTAAGGAAAAATGAAACGGATGATTTAACGTTGTTAGAGAACCAAGTGACACATTTATTTTCATCAAAAACGACGATGGAAGTAGAACTTCTAGAGCATAAAAAGCAAGTGAAAGTTTTATTTATGAATCGTCTCTATCAAGGCATTATAAAACCATCTGACCTAGAGGAAAAATTAGCGTATTTTAATCTTAACGATATGACGGCTAAGTGGCGTCGGCATGTTGTCCTCACAATCAAGTTAGATTGCATGGAAGAATCAGTATATGAAGCAGCGGACAGGGAATTACTTTCCTTTGCTATGATGAATGTAGCAGAAGAATCTGTACGGGGAATCGATCATTTACCTGTCGTGTGGGTGAACAAATCCTTAGTTATCCTTATAGGCTTTACTGAAGAAGAGTCTGATATACAAATGAATTCAACCATTTACAAGTTAACTGAACAACTGCAAGATAATATTGAAACATGCTTGTATATTACAGTTAGTATTGGCATTAGTCTGCCGTTTGTTAAGTTGTTAGATGCTTCAAGAGCTTACCAAGAAGGGCTCGAAGCTCTAAAGCATCGAATTACATTAGGAAAAGGTGTTATCGTTCATTATGAAACAATAAATTCTGGGAAACATACTTTAATTTATGAATATCCTCAAAGGGCAGAAGAAGAATTAATATTAGCTATTAAAGTTGCGGATAAAACGAAAGCACTGGCACATCTGAAAGCATGGATGAGTAAAGTGTTTAAAGACACGTATTCACCCCGAGAGTACCATATTTCAATGATGCGTCTCCTTAATAATCTATTACTTATCAAACAGGAGAATAGTATTAGTTTTCAAGAAATTGACGTTGAATATGACGCATTGTATGAAGAACTTCTAACGATTCACATGAAAGAGGATATAGAGAAGTGGTTTAAAACAAAGCTGATCTGTCCACTCATTGAGATTTTTAGTAAACGGCGTGAATCTCAGTTTCAAAATATCTCTGAAAAAATGATGGATTTAATTCATAAACATTATGATACAAACATTACATTAGAAGAATACGCAGAAAAAATGCATTACAATGCCAATTACTTAAGTAGCGTCTTTAAACAGGAGACAAATTACACATTTAGTGAGTATTTAGCAAAGTATCGTTTCAAAAAGGCTAAACAGTGGTTAATTGAAACAAACATGACGGTAAAAGAAATTGCTGATAAGCTTCAATATAAAAATTCACAAAATTTCATTAGATCGTTTAAAAAGTTAGAAAATATGACGCCAGGTCAATATAGAAAAGAGTATAGTCGTGTCTCTTAA